A genomic stretch from Salarias fasciatus chromosome 10, fSalaFa1.1, whole genome shotgun sequence includes:
- the LOC115396012 gene encoding ribosomal oxygenase 2-like, whose product MLFDRSRTEVSLREGMPRRLLLANGSDVNTNRRLAAILRAVADDLEEEVQKFSPTHMKKDFISNRLPPYCLQQLPAGRMPALEDTVFLQFKDHMVITVESCQQNTDEATEQFVCVFHSLKNSRENHMMGEICDGEQQWDHSAGLRFSLSHIQALRQLLQSEQLPVRQIQLPEDQDKLSLSLALWSEGLLQVL is encoded by the exons ATGCTGTTTGACAGGAGCAGGACTGAAGTCAGCCTGAGAGAGGGCATGCCCAGAAGGCTTTTACTG GCTAACGGTAGTGATGTGAACACCAACCGACGGCTGGCTGCAATCCTGCGAGCTGTGGCTGAtgatctggaggaggaggtgcagaaATTCAGTCCCACTCACATGAAAAAGGATTTCATCAGCAACAGACTTCCACCGTactgcctccagcagctcccag ctggGAGGATGCCTGCTTTGGAGGACACagtttttttgcagtttaaagATCACATGGTCATAACGGTAGAATCCTGTCAGCAGAACACA GATGAGGCCACCGAGCAGTTTGTCTGTGTGTTCCATTCTCTGAAGAACAGCAGGGAGAACCACATGATGGGTGAAATCTGTGATGGAGAGCAGCAGTGGGACCACTCTGCG GGGCTCCGGTTCTCCCTGTCTCACATCCAGGCCCTGCGACAACTGTTGCAGTCTGAACAGCTCCCTGTACGACAGATCCAGCTGCCAGAAGACCAAGACAAGCTCAGTTTGAGTCTGGCTTTGTGGAGTGAAGGTCTGCTGCAagtcctctga